One genomic segment of Streptococcus salivarius includes these proteins:
- the pdxT gene encoding pyridoxal 5'-phosphate synthase glutaminase subunit PdxT — MTKIGILALQGAFAEHEQVLKALGVETVQIRNRQDWEAHADLDGLILPGGESTVMGKLLHDLDLFTPIKTKIDAGLPVFGTCAGLILLAKTIVGDQTKHLASMDINVARNAYGRQLGSFVTDAEFKGIGEIPMVFIRGPIIEAVGAEVEILAQVNGAIVAAREKQMLVTSFHPELTGDERVHAYFLDMINQAKEEKL; from the coding sequence ATGACAAAAATCGGAATACTGGCTTTACAAGGAGCTTTTGCAGAACATGAGCAGGTCTTGAAAGCACTTGGGGTTGAAACGGTTCAAATCAGAAATCGACAGGATTGGGAAGCTCACGCTGATTTAGACGGGCTCATTCTACCAGGGGGAGAGTCGACAGTCATGGGAAAACTTTTGCATGATTTAGACTTGTTTACGCCGATTAAGACGAAAATTGATGCGGGACTACCTGTATTTGGAACCTGTGCAGGTCTGATTTTGTTAGCCAAAACCATAGTAGGGGACCAAACAAAACATTTGGCAAGCATGGACATCAATGTAGCCAGAAATGCCTATGGTCGCCAATTGGGCAGTTTTGTCACAGATGCTGAATTTAAAGGAATAGGGGAAATCCCAATGGTCTTTATTCGTGGGCCAATTATTGAAGCTGTTGGAGCAGAAGTGGAGATTTTAGCTCAAGTCAATGGGGCAATTGTGGCAGCTAGAGAAAAGCAGATGTTAGTGACCTCTTTTCATCCAGAATTAACGGGTGACGAAAGGGTACATGCTTATTTCCTAGATATGATTAATCAGGCAAAAGAAGAAAAGCTTTGA
- the pdxS gene encoding pyridoxal 5'-phosphate synthase lyase subunit PdxS — protein sequence MTNRYDLNKNLAQMLKGGVIMDVQNPEQARIAEAAGAAAVMALERIPADIRAVGGVSRMSDPKMIKEIQDAVSIPVMAKVRIGHFVEAQILQAIEIDYIDESEVLTPADDLIHVDKTKFDVPFVCGAKDLGEALRRISEGASMIRTKGEPGTGDIVQAVHHLRLMNQEIRRIQNLREDELYITAKDLQVPIDLVRYVHEHGKLPVVNFAAGGVATPADAALMMQLGAEGVFVGSGIFKSGDPKKRAEAIVKAVTNYNRPDILAQVSEDLGEAMVGINKDEIDILMAERGK from the coding sequence ATGACAAATCGTTACGACTTAAATAAAAATTTGGCACAGATGCTTAAGGGGGGCGTCATCATGGACGTTCAAAATCCTGAGCAGGCACGTATTGCTGAAGCGGCAGGAGCAGCTGCAGTCATGGCCTTGGAACGCATTCCGGCCGATATCCGTGCGGTGGGTGGTGTGTCACGTATGAGTGATCCTAAGATGATTAAGGAAATTCAGGACGCTGTTAGTATTCCAGTGATGGCTAAGGTGCGTATTGGTCATTTCGTGGAAGCACAGATTTTGCAGGCGATTGAGATTGATTATATCGACGAGAGTGAGGTTTTGACACCGGCTGATGATCTTATTCATGTGGACAAAACCAAATTTGATGTGCCTTTCGTCTGTGGAGCAAAGGACCTTGGTGAGGCTCTTCGCCGTATTTCAGAAGGGGCATCTATGATTCGTACCAAGGGTGAACCTGGTACTGGTGATATTGTCCAGGCTGTTCACCACTTGCGACTCATGAATCAAGAAATTCGCCGTATTCAAAATCTCAGAGAAGATGAACTCTATATTACTGCTAAAGACTTGCAGGTGCCAATTGATTTGGTCCGTTATGTCCATGAACATGGCAAGTTGCCTGTTGTCAATTTTGCAGCAGGTGGTGTAGCGACGCCAGCAGATGCTGCTCTTATGATGCAGCTGGGTGCTGAAGGTGTCTTTGTTGGTTCAGGGATTTTCAAGTCAGGAGATCCGAAAAAACGTGCGGAAGCTATCGTCAAGGCAGTGACTAACTATAATCGTCCAGATATTTTGGCGCAAGTGTCAGAAGATTTGGGTGAAGCCATGGTTGGTATCAACAAGGATGAAATTGACATCTTAATGGCAGAGCGAGGAAAATAG
- a CDS encoding KxYKxGKxW signal peptide domain-containing protein, giving the protein MENKVRFKLHKVKKHWITIAASSLAIGASLIGLGQVGADEVKPETTAVNSPENVVSDSNLETSASLITRTEVAPTSTVVENTSNAAVSTDTTPTNVATQPTETTATQPTIETDKKVETAQSSETTIAGRGAEVSSETSDNVTTSQETPSQGGKFTSDDQGNWYYLDNEGHKLTGPQTIDSFNLYFHDNGIQAKGEKVTIDGKDYYYDKDNGRKVTDTSIEVDGKTYLADADGILTEKTQLPTQVVTGGHFQSDNQKDWYYYTANGEKLTGWQNVDGVILYFDKDGKQVKGQEREIGGKYYRFDENDGSLLTNQWHHTSIFNGYRTEPQYTTYTNYLGEDGAAFIGWHTIDSKRYYFKPDGLLAKNDTVTIDGKIYLFDYQGQLVKNKYGIVETPSMFHANTSTYRTNANGEVLTGKQIIDGKEYIFASKGQVVDGIIGYDSKLYLVTDSKIEKNYFGALFSKKTFWGGPSFSGIYGTDKNGVLLEGIQRGSDGQLHYFQPEVKSVDKPTWKEIDGKRYRLTKSYRTERYAGMYTTIILTNDTLKVDDKTYTIDNEGVVTEFTAKNQFVRDDFWNWYYYDKEGKLLTGRQTIDGVQLYFDKNGKQVKGSLVEIDGKTYYFDKDSGAMWTNTTLEKDGKTYIIDENGVATEKVN; this is encoded by the coding sequence ATGGAAAACAAAGTTCGTTTCAAACTTCATAAAGTTAAGAAACATTGGATCACAATCGCTGCCTCAAGTTTGGCTATCGGAGCTTCACTAATTGGACTAGGACAGGTCGGAGCTGATGAAGTCAAACCAGAAACGACTGCTGTTAACAGTCCTGAAAATGTCGTCTCTGACAGCAATCTTGAGACAAGTGCTAGCCTTATAACAAGAACCGAAGTAGCTCCAACGAGTACAGTTGTCGAGAATACTTCTAATGCAGCAGTATCTACTGACACTACACCTACTAATGTCGCTACTCAGCCAACAGAAACAACTGCTACACAGCCTACTATCGAGACTGATAAAAAGGTTGAAACCGCTCAATCTAGTGAAACAACTATTGCTGGTAGGGGTGCTGAAGTCTCATCTGAAACAAGCGACAACGTAACTACTTCACAGGAAACACCCTCCCAAGGTGGCAAGTTCACATCCGATGATCAGGGTAACTGGTATTACCTAGACAACGAGGGCCACAAACTAACTGGCCCACAAACCATCGACAGCTTCAACCTCTACTTCCATGACAATGGCATCCAAGCAAAAGGTGAAAAAGTCACTATTGATGGCAAGGACTACTACTACGATAAAGATAATGGGCGTAAGGTAACTGATACAAGCATTGAAGTAGACGGTAAAACCTATCTAGCAGATGCTGATGGCATCCTAACCGAAAAAACACAACTACCTACTCAGGTCGTGACGGGTGGTCATTTCCAATCTGACAACCAAAAAGATTGGTATTACTACACTGCCAACGGTGAAAAATTGACTGGTTGGCAAAATGTTGATGGTGTTATCCTTTATTTTGATAAAGATGGGAAACAAGTCAAAGGACAAGAACGAGAGATTGGTGGAAAATACTATCGATTCGATGAGAATGATGGTTCTCTATTAACGAATCAGTGGCATCACACTTCAATTTTCAATGGCTATAGGACAGAACCTCAATATACAACTTATACTAATTACTTAGGCGAAGATGGTGCTGCATTTATTGGATGGCATACCATTGACAGTAAACGTTATTATTTCAAACCTGATGGACTTTTGGCTAAAAATGATACTGTCACAATTGATGGGAAGATTTATCTTTTTGATTACCAAGGACAATTGGTCAAGAACAAATATGGCATTGTTGAAACTCCTTCAATGTTCCATGCAAACACTTCTACCTACCGTACCAATGCTAACGGCGAAGTCTTAACTGGTAAACAAATTATCGATGGAAAAGAATATATCTTTGCTTCAAAGGGTCAAGTTGTTGATGGTATCATAGGTTATGACAGCAAACTTTATCTAGTCACAGATAGTAAAATAGAAAAAAACTATTTTGGAGCCCTTTTTTCAAAAAAAACATTTTGGGGCGGGCCTAGTTTCTCTGGAATCTATGGAACTGATAAAAACGGTGTCCTCCTCGAGGGCATCCAACGAGGCTCTGATGGTCAACTGCACTACTTCCAACCTGAGGTAAAAAGTGTTGATAAGCCTACATGGAAAGAAATCGATGGCAAGCGCTATCGTCTAACAAAATCATATCGAACAGAAAGATATGCTGGTATGTACACCACTATTATCCTTACTAACGACACTTTGAAAGTCGATGATAAGACCTACACAATTGATAATGAGGGAGTTGTGACTGAATTTACGGCTAAAAACCAATTTGTTCGTGATGATTTCTGGAACTGGTACTACTACGACAAAGAGGGCAAACTCCTAACAGGCCGTCAAACCATTGATGGTGTTCAACTCTACTTTGATAAAAATGGTAAGCAAGTCAAAGGTAGTCTAGTAGAGATTGATGGTAAAACTTACTACTTTGACAAAGATAGTGGGGCTATGTGGACGAATACCACTCTCGAAAAAGACGGCAAGACTTATATCATCGATGAAAATGGTGTGGCTACTGAGAAAGTGAATTAA